ACCGGGCCGACCGCGTCGCCGTCCAGTTCGCCGGCTCGAAGAAGAGCCTGGCGGCCGGACTGCCGATGGCCAGCGTCCTCTTCGGCGCGCACGCCTCGCTCGCCGTACTCCCGCTGATGCTCTTCCACCAGATGCAGCTGATGGTCTGCGCGGTCATCGCGAAGCGCCGCTCCAGGGACCCGGAGGCACTGCGGGCCCCGGCCCAGGAGACATCGCAGACCCCGCTCCCGGCCCCCTCCCCGGCGTCGGCCCCGTCCTCGGACGCCGTCTCCCACGCCGCCCCCGCCCCCGTCGGCCGGATCACACCCCCACCCGCCCCGCGATGATCATCCGGGCCGCTACGGTGCTCCCATGCCCTCACTCGATCCCGGCCGCACCGCGCTCGTCCTCGTCGACCTGATGGAGCGCATCGTCGCGCTGCCCCTCGCCCCCCGCCCCGGCACCGACGTCCTCGCCGCCGCCGCCCGGCTCGCCGACACCTTCCGGGACGCCGGAGCACCCGTCGTCCACATCCGTGTCGAGCGGCCGAACGTCGCTGCCCAGCCGGCCGGCAGCGAACTCGTCCCCGACCTCGTCGAGGCAGGCGACCCCGTCGTCGTCAAGCGCACCATCGGCGGGTTCCACGACACCGGACTCCACGAGCTGCTCACCGGCCTCGGCGTCACGACCCTCGTCCTCGGCGGCATCGCCACCAACCTCGGCGTCGAGTCCACCGCCCGCGCCGCCTGCGACCTCGGCTACGACCTCGTCTTCGCCGAGGACGCCATGACCGCGCTCACCGCGGACGAGCACCGGGCCTCCGTCGACCTGGACTTCCCCCGCCTCGGCACGGTCGCCGCCGCCTCCGGGATCACCCTGGAAGGCCGCCGGTGACACCCGTCCCGATACGGTACGGGGCTCGCCCCTGCTCCCTCGTCGTCTGCCGGGGCTGCTGCTGCGGCGACGCCCGCAAGAACCCCGGCACCGACCACGCCGGCCAGCTCGCCCGGCTCCGCGAGGCCGCCGCCGCCTCCGGCGGTCGACTGGCCGTCCGTACGAGCGACTGCCTCGGCCCCTGCGCCCAGGCCAACATCGTCGTCGTCCAGCCCTCCACCGAGGGCCGCCGCCGCGGCGGCCGGGCCGCCTGGATCGGCTTCACCCTGGACGAGGACTGCCTCGACGACATCCTCGCCTGGACGGCGGCCGGCGGCCCCGGCATCGCGAAGCCCCCGGCGACCCTCACCCTCCAGATGATCGACCCGCCGAAGAACTGACCGCCGCCGTCCCTACAGGACGATCCGGTGCTCGCCGGCGTACACGTTCATGTCCGGCCCGCGCAGGAAGCCGACCAGCGTCAGACCCGTCTCGGCCGCCAGGTCCACGGCGAGCGAGGACGGCGCGGACACCGCCGCGAGCACCGGGATCCCCGCCATCACCGCCTTCTGCGCCAGCTCGAACGAGGCCCGACCCGACACCAGCAGCACCACTCGCTCCAAGGGCAGCAGCCCTTCCCGCAGCGCCCGCCCCACCAGCTTGTCCACGGCGTTGTGGCGGCCCACGTCCTCCCGTACGTCGAGCAGCTCGCCGTCCTCCGTGAACAGCGCCGCCGCGTGCAGCCCGCCGGTCGAGTCGAAGACCCGCTGCGCCGCCCGCAGCCGGTCGGGCAGCACGGACAGCAGCGCGGGAGTGAGCCGTACGGGGGGAGTGTCGGCGATCGGGAAGCGCGCCGTGGTGCGCACCGCGTCCAGGCTGGCCTTCCCGCACAGCCCGCACGAGGACGTCGTGTAGACGTTCCGCTCCAGACTGATGTCGGGGACGACCACGCCCGGCGCCAGCTGGACGTCCACCACGTTGTACGTGTTGCGGCCGTCGTCCGTCGCCCCGGCGCAGTACACGATGTTCCGTACGTCCGACGCGGCGGCGAGGACGCCCTCGCTGACGAGGAAGCCCGCCGCGAGCGCGAAGTCGTCGCCCGGCGTGCGCATGGTGATCGCGATCGGCCGGCCGTTCAGCCGGATCTCCAGCGGCTCCTCGGCCACCAGGGTGTCGGGCCGCGTGTTCACCGCCTCGCCGCGGATCCGCATGACACGCCGCCGCTCGGTGACCCGTCCCATCGTGATCGCACCCGATTCTCTCGCGCGGAAGGCCGTGGGGCCGCGAAATCGCGGCGCAACCGGCCCTGACGAGGGTCATTCTCCGCCACAGGGGCCCGTGCTCCACCACGGGCCTTGTCATGGTCGGCCAAGCACTACGAGCGAATGTTGGTGGTTTACGTGTCCTGTTACCGGTGAGTCGCTGGCAAGACTGGGGGGTCCTGCCGGATGAACGAACCACCGAGGGGGTCCCGGTATGACGGGCACTCGCATTGCAGCGCTCGGGCACTACCAGCCCGCCAAGGTGCTCACCAACCACGACCTCGCGAAACTGGTCGACACCGACGATGCCTGGATCACCAGCCGGGTCGGCATCCGCACCCGGCACGTCGCCGGGCCGGACGAGCCCGTCGACGAGCTCGCCGCGCACGCCGCGGGCAAGGCCCTGGCGTCCGCCGGACTCACCCCGGACGACATCGACCTGGTCCTCGTCGCCACCTCCACGGCGATCGACCGCTCGCCGAACACGGCGGCCCGCGTCGCCGCCCGCCTCGGCATGACCTCGCCCGCCACCATGGACCTGAACGTGGTCTGCGCGGGCTTCACGCACGCCCTGGCCACCGCCGACCACGCCGTACGGGCGGGGGGCGCGCGCCGGGTCCTGGTGATCGGCGCCGACAAGATGACCGAGGTGTGCGACTGGACGGACCGCACCACGTGCGTCCTCGTCGGCGACGGCGCGGGCGCCGCGATCGTCGAGGCCGTGGAGGACGAGGAAGCGGGGGACGCGCCCGGCATCGGCCCGGTCCTCTGGGGATCCGTCCCGGAGATGGGCAACGCCGTCCGTATCGAGGGCACCCCGCCGCGCTTCGCCCAGGAGGGCCAGACCGTCTACCGCTGGGCCACGCAGCAGCTGCCGGCGCTCGCCCGCAAGGCCTGCGAGCGGTCGGGCATCGCGCCCGAGGAGCTCGCGGGCGTGGTGCTGCACCAGGCCAACCTGCGGATCATCGAACCGCTCGCCGCGAAGATCGGCGCCGTCAACGCGATCGTCGCCCGTGACGTCGTGAACTCCGGCAACACCTCCGCCGCCTCGATCCCGCTGGCCCTGGCCAAGCTCGTCGAGCAGGGCGAGCTGCCCTCCGGCGCCCCGGTCCTGCTCTTCGGCTTCGGCGGCAACCTCTCGTACGCGGGTCAGGTCATCCGGGTTCCCTGACCGGCGCGCACGGCAGCGCGAACGGAGGCCCGGGCGTGAACGGCCCGGACGAGGCCGGGGCGTGGGCGACGGGGTCGGCCGTGCCCCGTTCGGCGGAGCCCGGTGGCGGCGCGCCGGGGGCGGACCTAGCTTCGATCGGGGTGAGGGTCGATCCAGCACCGGGTGCGGAAACGTTCCGCCTCCGCCCTCTCGCCTGATCCGGAGGACCGCCATGCGCGCGATACGTGCCGCTTCCGCCGCCCTGCTCGCCTCCGCGGCCCTGGGGCTCGCCGTCGTGCCCACCGCCCTGGCCGCCGGGAACGACGGGAACGAACAGAACATCACGTCGTTCGGCTTCTCCGTCACGCCCGTGACAGTCGTCCCGGGCGGCACCGTCACCCTCACCTCCGACGGCTGCGAGGTCCCGTCCGTGACCGTGACGTCGGGCGTCTTCGACACGGTCACCCTGAGCGAGGGCCGCTCGGGCACCGCCACC
Above is a genomic segment from Streptomyces sp. NBC_00094 containing:
- a CDS encoding beta-ketoacyl-ACP synthase III, with protein sequence MTGTRIAALGHYQPAKVLTNHDLAKLVDTDDAWITSRVGIRTRHVAGPDEPVDELAAHAAGKALASAGLTPDDIDLVLVATSTAIDRSPNTAARVAARLGMTSPATMDLNVVCAGFTHALATADHAVRAGGARRVLVIGADKMTEVCDWTDRTTCVLVGDGAGAAIVEAVEDEEAGDAPGIGPVLWGSVPEMGNAVRIEGTPPRFAQEGQTVYRWATQQLPALARKACERSGIAPEELAGVVLHQANLRIIEPLAAKIGAVNAIVARDVVNSGNTSAASIPLALAKLVEQGELPSGAPVLLFGFGGNLSYAGQVIRVP
- the fdhD gene encoding formate dehydrogenase accessory sulfurtransferase FdhD; protein product: MGRVTERRRVMRIRGEAVNTRPDTLVAEEPLEIRLNGRPIAITMRTPGDDFALAAGFLVSEGVLAAASDVRNIVYCAGATDDGRNTYNVVDVQLAPGVVVPDISLERNVYTTSSCGLCGKASLDAVRTTARFPIADTPPVRLTPALLSVLPDRLRAAQRVFDSTGGLHAAALFTEDGELLDVREDVGRHNAVDKLVGRALREGLLPLERVVLLVSGRASFELAQKAVMAGIPVLAAVSAPSSLAVDLAAETGLTLVGFLRGPDMNVYAGEHRIVL
- a CDS encoding (2Fe-2S) ferredoxin domain-containing protein, whose product is MTPVPIRYGARPCSLVVCRGCCCGDARKNPGTDHAGQLARLREAAAASGGRLAVRTSDCLGPCAQANIVVVQPSTEGRRRGGRAAWIGFTLDEDCLDDILAWTAAGGPGIAKPPATLTLQMIDPPKN
- a CDS encoding isochorismatase family protein, translating into MPSLDPGRTALVLVDLMERIVALPLAPRPGTDVLAAAARLADTFRDAGAPVVHIRVERPNVAAQPAGSELVPDLVEAGDPVVVKRTIGGFHDTGLHELLTGLGVTTLVLGGIATNLGVESTARAACDLGYDLVFAEDAMTALTADEHRASVDLDFPRLGTVAAASGITLEGRR